One segment of Solanum lycopersicum chromosome 1, SLM_r2.1 DNA contains the following:
- the LOC104647560 gene encoding uncharacterized protein, with protein MGKGKQKIEIKKITKESARKVAFSKRRKGLFKKAVQLESKTGAKVAILVFSSSGKPYTCGDVETLCGISDSFNLQTHSESNSIWDSFNLQTHSESNGIWDSFNLERPCESNGMWDSFNIIEGPCSSSGKNGMWDSFNLERPCSSSGQSGMWDSFNLGRPCESNGMWDSFNIIEGPCSSSGQNGMWDSFNLERPCSSSGQSGMWDSFNLERHCSSSGIPSGSNGIWDSFNVETHCSSSESCGMSDSFNVETHCSSSGQSGTWDSFNVEACHNVNELLLLKAHLESTREKLLESQFLDSLWS; from the coding sequence ATGGGTAAAGGGAAGcagaaaattgaaattaagaaaatcacTAAAGAATCAGCAAGAAAGGTGGCATTTTCGAAGAGACGCAAAGGACTTTTCAAGAAAGCTGTGCAACTTGAATCCAAGACTGGTGCTAAAGTTGCCATTCTTGTTTTCTCTTCCTCAGGAAAACCCTACACTTGTGGGGACGTGGAAACGCTTTGTGGTATTTCCGATTCATTCAATCTTCAAACGCATTCTGAGTCAAATAGTATTTGGGATTCATTCAATCTTCAAACGCATTCTGAGTCGAATGGTATTTGGGACTCATTCAATCTTGAAAGGCCTTGTGAGTCGAATGGTATGTGGGATTCATTCAATATAATTGAAGGGCCTTGTTCATCCTCTGGGAAGAATGGTATGTGGGATTCATTCAATCTTGAAAGGCCTTGTTCATCCTCTGGGCAGAGTGGTATGTGGGACTCATTCAATCTTGGAAGGCCTTGTGAGTCGAATGGTATGTGGGATTCATTCAATATAATTGAAGGGCCTTGTTCATCCTCTGGGCAGAATGGTATGTGGGATTCATTCAATCTTGAAAGGCCTTGTTCATCCTCTGGGCAGAGTGGTATGTGGGACTCATTCAATCTTGAAAGGCATTGTTCATCCTCAGGAATCCCATCTGGGTCGAATGGTATTTGGGATTCGTTCAATGTTGAAACGCATTGTTCATCCTCTGAGTCGTGTGGTATGTCTGATTCATTCAATGTTGAAACACATTGTTCATCCTCTGGGCAGAGTGGTACGTGGGATTCATTCAATGTTGAAGCATGTCATAACGTGAATGAACTCTTGCTGTTGAAGGCACACTTGGAAAGTACAAGAGAAAAGCTGCTGGAGTCTCAGTTTCTTGACTCTCTCTGGtcatga